The following are encoded together in the Citrobacter arsenatis genome:
- the lspA gene encoding signal peptidase II yields the protein MSKPLCSTGLRWLWLVVVVLIIDLGSKYLILQNFALGDTVSLFPSLNLHYARNYGAAFSFLADSGGWQRWFFAGIAIGICVILMVMMYRSKATQKLNNIAYALIIGGALGNLFDRLWHGFVVDMIDFYVGDWHFATFNLADTAICIGAALIVLEGFLPSKEKKAA from the coding sequence ATGAGTAAGCCTCTTTGTTCAACAGGACTACGCTGGCTGTGGCTGGTGGTAGTCGTGCTGATTATCGATTTAGGCAGCAAATACCTGATCCTCCAGAACTTTGCTCTGGGGGATACGGTGTCGCTGTTTCCGTCGCTTAATCTGCACTACGCGCGTAACTATGGTGCGGCGTTTAGCTTCTTAGCGGACAGCGGTGGCTGGCAACGTTGGTTCTTTGCCGGTATCGCTATTGGTATCTGCGTTATCCTGATGGTGATGATGTATCGCTCGAAGGCAACGCAGAAGCTAAACAACATCGCGTATGCGTTAATCATTGGCGGTGCGCTGGGCAACCTGTTCGACCGCCTGTGGCACGGCTTCGTGGTTGATATGATTGACTTTTACGTCGGCGACTGGCATTTCGCGACATTCAATCTGGCCGATACAGCTATCTGTATCGGGGCGGCATTGATTGTTCTCGAAGGCTTCCTGCCGTCGAAAGAGAAAAAAGCCGCATAA
- the fkpB gene encoding FKBP-type peptidyl-prolyl cis-trans isomerase — MSKSVQSNSAVLVHFTLKLDDGSTAESTRNNGKPALFRLGDGSLSEGLEQHLLGLKEGDKTTFALEPDAAFGVSSPDLIQYFSRREFMDAGEPEIGAIMLFTAMDGSEMPGVIREINGDSITVDFNHPLAGHTVHFDIEVLEVEPALEA; from the coding sequence ATGTCTAAATCAGTACAGAGTAACAGTGCGGTGCTGGTGCACTTCACCCTTAAGCTCGACGATGGCTCCACCGCAGAGTCAACCCGCAATAACGGCAAGCCTGCGCTGTTTCGCCTGGGCGACGGTTCTCTGTCTGAAGGACTGGAACAACACCTGCTGGGGTTAAAAGAAGGTGATAAAACCACTTTTGCTCTGGAACCGGATGCCGCCTTTGGCGTGTCAAGCCCGGACTTAATTCAGTATTTCTCGCGTCGGGAATTTATGGACGCGGGCGAGCCAGAAATTGGCGCTATCATGCTCTTTACCGCAATGGACGGCAGTGAGATGCCTGGCGTGATCCGCGAAATTAACGGTGACTCGATCACGGTTGATTTCAACCATCCGCTGGCCGGGCATACCGTTCATTTTGATATTGAAGTGCTGGAAGTCGAACCGGCACTGGAGGCGTAA
- the ileS gene encoding isoleucine--tRNA ligase, whose protein sequence is MSDYKSTLNLPETGFPMRGDLAKREPGMLARWTDDDLYGIIRAAKKGKKTFILHDGPPYANGSIHIGHSVNKILKDIIVKSKGLTGFDSPYVPGWDCHGLPIELKVEQEYGKPGEKFTAAEFRAKCREYAATQVDGQRKDFIRLGVLGDWSHPYLTMDFKTEANIIRALGKIIGNGHLHKGAKPVHWCVDCRSALAEAEVEYYDKTSPSIDVAFHAADQDAVKAKFGVSDVNGPISLVIWTTTPWTLPANRAISLAPDFDYALVQIDGQAVILAKDLVESVMQRIGAAEYTILGTVKGAELELLRFTHPFMGFDVPAILGDHVTLDAGTGAVHTAGGHGPDDYVISQKYGLEIANPVGPDGAYLAGTYPDLDGVNVFKANDKIVALLSEKGALLHVEKMQHSYPCCWRHKSPIIFRATPQWFVSMDQKGLRAQSLKEIKGVQWIPDWGQARIESMVANRPDWCISRQRTWGVPMSLFVHKDTEELHPRAIELMEEVAKRVEVDGIQAWWDLDPKDILGDEADQYVKVPDTLDVWFDSGSTHSSVVDVRPEFAGHAADMYLEGSDQHRGWFMSSLMISTAMKGKAPYRQVLTHGFTVDGQGRKMSKSIGNTVSPQDVMNKLGADILRLWVASTDYTGEMAVSDEILKRAADSYRRIRNTARFLLANLNGFDPVKDMVKPEEMVVLDRWAVGCAQAAQEEILKAYEAYDFHEVVQRLMRFCSVEMGSFYLDIIKDRQYTAKADSVARRSCQTALFHIAEALVRWMAPIMSFTADEIWGYLPGDREKYVFTGEWYEGLFGLGETEAMNDAYWDELLKVRGEVNKVIEQARADKKVGGSLEAAVTLYAEPELAAKLTALGEELRFVLLTSGATVADYAAAPADAQQCELLKGLKIVLGKAEGEKCPRCWHYTTDVGQVAEHAEICGRCVSNIAGDGEQRKFA, encoded by the coding sequence ATGAGTGACTATAAATCAACCCTGAATTTGCCGGAAACAGGGTTCCCGATGCGCGGCGATCTCGCCAAGCGTGAACCGGGAATGCTGGCGCGTTGGACTGATGATGACCTGTACGGCATCATTCGTGCGGCCAAAAAAGGCAAAAAAACCTTCATTCTGCATGATGGCCCTCCTTATGCGAATGGCAGCATTCATATTGGTCACTCGGTTAACAAGATTCTGAAAGACATTATCGTGAAGTCCAAGGGACTCACGGGCTTTGACTCACCTTACGTTCCGGGCTGGGACTGTCACGGTCTGCCTATCGAGCTGAAAGTAGAGCAGGAATACGGTAAGCCGGGCGAGAAGTTCACCGCCGCTGAGTTCCGCGCCAAATGCCGTGAATACGCTGCTACGCAGGTTGACGGTCAGCGTAAAGACTTTATCCGTCTTGGTGTGTTGGGCGACTGGTCGCATCCGTACCTGACAATGGACTTCAAAACTGAAGCCAACATCATTCGTGCGCTGGGTAAAATCATCGGCAACGGTCACCTGCACAAAGGTGCGAAGCCGGTGCACTGGTGCGTTGACTGCCGTTCCGCGCTGGCGGAAGCGGAAGTTGAGTATTATGACAAAACCTCCCCGTCCATCGACGTGGCGTTCCACGCTGCCGATCAGGACGCGGTGAAAGCGAAATTTGGCGTTTCTGATGTTAACGGTCCGATCTCACTGGTTATCTGGACCACCACCCCGTGGACGTTACCAGCGAACCGCGCAATTTCTCTGGCACCTGATTTTGACTATGCGCTGGTGCAGATTGACGGCCAGGCCGTAATTCTGGCGAAGGATCTGGTAGAAAGCGTCATGCAGCGTATTGGCGCGGCTGAATACACTATTCTCGGCACTGTTAAAGGCGCTGAGCTGGAACTGCTGCGCTTTACTCATCCGTTTATGGGCTTTGACGTGCCGGCAATTCTTGGCGATCACGTTACGCTGGATGCGGGTACCGGTGCGGTCCATACCGCTGGCGGTCACGGTCCGGATGACTACGTCATCAGCCAGAAATACGGTCTGGAAATCGCTAACCCGGTGGGTCCGGACGGCGCATACCTGGCAGGTACCTATCCGGATCTGGACGGTGTGAACGTCTTTAAAGCCAACGATAAAATCGTTGCGCTGCTGAGCGAAAAAGGCGCGCTGCTGCACGTTGAGAAGATGCAGCATAGCTACCCGTGCTGCTGGCGCCACAAGTCGCCGATCATCTTCCGGGCGACGCCGCAGTGGTTCGTCAGCATGGATCAAAAAGGCCTGCGCGCGCAGTCGCTGAAAGAGATCAAAGGTGTGCAGTGGATCCCAGACTGGGGCCAGGCGCGTATTGAATCGATGGTTGCCAACCGTCCTGACTGGTGTATCTCCCGTCAGCGTACGTGGGGTGTGCCGATGTCTCTGTTTGTCCACAAAGACACCGAAGAGCTGCATCCGCGCGCTATCGAACTGATGGAAGAAGTAGCTAAACGCGTTGAAGTTGACGGCATCCAGGCGTGGTGGGATCTCGATCCGAAAGATATCCTCGGCGACGAAGCTGACCAGTATGTCAAAGTCCCGGATACGCTGGACGTGTGGTTCGACTCTGGTTCAACCCACTCATCAGTCGTGGATGTGCGTCCTGAGTTTGCAGGCCATGCGGCAGATATGTATCTGGAAGGCTCTGACCAGCACCGCGGCTGGTTCATGTCATCTCTGATGATCTCCACGGCTATGAAAGGCAAAGCTCCTTATCGCCAGGTACTGACCCACGGTTTCACCGTTGATGGTCAGGGCCGTAAGATGTCCAAGTCTATCGGCAACACCGTTTCTCCGCAGGATGTGATGAACAAGCTGGGCGCGGATATTCTGCGTCTGTGGGTCGCTTCTACCGACTATACCGGCGAAATGGCCGTTTCTGACGAAATCCTGAAACGTGCTGCCGACAGCTATCGTCGTATCCGTAACACCGCGCGCTTCCTGCTGGCGAACCTGAACGGGTTCGATCCGGTAAAAGACATGGTGAAACCGGAAGAGATGGTGGTTCTGGACAGGTGGGCGGTAGGTTGTGCGCAAGCGGCGCAGGAAGAGATCCTGAAAGCTTACGAAGCCTATGATTTCCACGAGGTGGTACAGCGTCTGATGCGCTTCTGCTCCGTAGAAATGGGCTCGTTCTACCTCGACATCATCAAAGACCGTCAGTACACCGCGAAAGCGGACAGCGTGGCGCGTCGTAGCTGCCAGACTGCGCTGTTCCATATTGCAGAAGCGCTGGTTCGCTGGATGGCGCCGATCATGTCCTTCACCGCCGATGAAATCTGGGGCTACCTGCCGGGCGATCGTGAGAAGTACGTCTTTACCGGTGAATGGTACGAAGGTCTGTTTGGTTTAGGCGAGACCGAAGCGATGAATGATGCCTACTGGGACGAGCTGCTGAAAGTGCGTGGCGAAGTGAACAAGGTCATCGAGCAGGCGCGTGCGGATAAGAAAGTCGGTGGTTCTCTGGAAGCGGCAGTGACCCTGTATGCTGAACCAGAACTGGCGGCGAAACTGACCGCGCTGGGCGAAGAGTTGCGTTTTGTTCTGCTGACCTCCGGTGCGACGGTTGCGGATTATGCAGCGGCTCCTGCTGATGCTCAGCAGTGCGAACTGCTCAAAGGTCTGAAAATCGTTCTCGGCAAAGCCGAAGGTGAGAAATGCCCGCGCTGCTGGCATTACACTACTGACGTCGGCCAGGTGGCGGAACACGCAGAAATCTGCGGACGCTGTGTCAGCAACATCGCCGGTGATGGCGAACAACGTAAGTTTGCCTGA